From Flavobacterium alkalisoli, the proteins below share one genomic window:
- the fbaA gene encoding class II fructose-bisphosphate aldolase, with amino-acid sequence MAHNIKPGVATGDQVQEIFKYAKEKGFALPAVNVTGSSTINGVLETAAKLKAPVIIQFSNGGASFNAGKGLSNEGQKSAILGAVAGAKHIHTLAEAYGATVILHTDHCAKNLLPWIDGLLDASEEHFKATGKSLFSSHMIDLSEEPLEENIEISKKYLERMSKMGMTLEIELGITGGEEDGVDNSDVDSSKLYTQPEEVSYAYEELSKVSDKFTVAAAFGNVHGVYKPGNVKLTPKILKNSQEYVQNKFNTGANPVDFVFHGGSGSTLEEIREAISYGVIKMNIDTDLQFAFTEGIRDYVTNNVEYLKTQIGNPEGAESPNKKYYDPRKWIREGELTFNKRLEKAFEDLNNVNTL; translated from the coding sequence ATGGCTCATAATATCAAACCCGGGGTTGCAACCGGAGACCAGGTTCAGGAGATCTTTAAGTATGCCAAAGAAAAAGGATTTGCATTACCTGCAGTAAACGTAACAGGCTCTAGTACTATTAATGGTGTTCTTGAAACAGCTGCAAAACTAAAAGCTCCGGTAATTATCCAGTTCTCTAATGGTGGTGCTTCATTCAACGCCGGTAAAGGATTATCTAACGAGGGTCAGAAATCTGCCATTTTAGGTGCTGTTGCAGGTGCTAAACATATACATACACTTGCAGAAGCTTATGGTGCTACTGTAATTTTACATACTGATCACTGCGCGAAAAACCTTTTACCATGGATAGATGGTCTACTTGATGCAAGCGAAGAGCATTTTAAAGCTACGGGCAAGTCGCTATTTAGCTCACACATGATTGACTTATCAGAAGAGCCACTTGAGGAAAACATCGAGATCTCTAAAAAATACCTTGAAAGAATGAGCAAAATGGGCATGACCCTGGAAATCGAGCTTGGTATTACAGGAGGCGAAGAAGATGGTGTTGACAACTCTGACGTAGACAGCTCTAAACTATACACTCAGCCGGAAGAAGTATCTTATGCTTATGAAGAACTAAGCAAAGTATCAGATAAATTTACTGTTGCGGCTGCTTTTGGTAACGTACACGGTGTTTACAAACCGGGTAACGTTAAACTTACTCCAAAAATCCTTAAAAACTCTCAGGAATATGTACAAAACAAATTCAACACAGGTGCAAACCCTGTAGACTTTGTATTCCACGGAGGTTCAGGATCTACTCTTGAAGAGATAAGAGAAGCTATTTCTTATGGTGTAATAAAAATGAACATTGATACTGACTTACAGTTTGCATTTACTGAAGGTATCCGTGATTATGTTACCAACAATGTAGAGTACTTAAAAACTCAGATTGGTAACCCTGAAGGAGCAGAATCTCCAAACAAGAAATACTACGACCCAAGAAAATGGATTCGTGAAGGAGAGCTTACCTTTAACAAGAGACTTGAAAAAGCATTTGAAGACCTAAACAACGTTAATACCCTATAA
- a CDS encoding rod shape-determining protein MreD: MNSTVITNIARFILLLAVQVVIFNRINLFGFINPYPYILFILLYPVNGSKAGLLLSSFFLGIIVDMFLNSEGVHAAACITLAYLRPTFFKFSFGISYEYQTIKINERLTPERFSFILISVVTHHIILYLLEIFSFSLILDILWRTLLTTVFTLIISTTIIYLIKPGKQ, translated from the coding sequence ATGAATAGTACTGTTATAACAAATATTGCAAGGTTTATCCTTTTACTGGCTGTACAGGTTGTTATCTTCAACCGTATAAACCTTTTTGGGTTTATTAATCCTTATCCTTACATACTATTTATATTACTATATCCTGTTAACGGTAGTAAAGCAGGATTACTGCTATCCTCTTTCTTTTTAGGAATTATAGTAGACATGTTCCTAAACTCAGAAGGTGTTCATGCAGCAGCCTGTATTACCCTGGCCTATCTTCGCCCTACATTCTTTAAATTTTCTTTTGGTATCAGTTATGAATACCAAACCATTAAAATAAATGAACGCCTCACGCCCGAGAGATTTTCATTTATACTGATTTCAGTTGTAACTCACCATATAATTTTATATCTTTTGGAGATATTCAGTTTTAGTTTAATTCTGGATATACTATGGAGAACGTTACTAACAACTGTATTCACATTAATAATTAGCACAACAATAATTTACTTAATCAAGCCGGGCAAACAATGA
- the mreC gene encoding rod shape-determining protein MreC, translating to MQQIFNFIFKNSILLLFLLLLGISLSLVIQSHSYHRSRSVTSANAVSGYVYQKINDVEQYFSLKTENEKLAAENAELKKILYNGQDSIVTTTTPTAATGNFVVTQSRVISNSFGKRDNYLTINSGTNDGVKRDMGVVSSLGVIGIIENTSKNYSTVISVLNTRIKLDAKIKKNNHFGTLKWDGKNAGFALLTEVPRLAEVNKGDTIVTGGRSVIFPENIPIGKIEKVFIDKKTNYYTLQIRLFNDMTSLDHVYIIENKDIQEITTLEAQTTANE from the coding sequence ATGCAGCAAATATTTAATTTTATATTTAAAAACAGTATTTTATTACTGTTTTTGCTGCTTTTAGGCATATCGTTGTCGCTGGTTATACAATCTCACTCCTACCACAGGAGCAGGTCTGTAACTTCAGCCAATGCTGTGTCGGGATACGTATATCAAAAAATCAACGATGTAGAGCAGTATTTCAGTCTTAAAACAGAAAATGAAAAACTTGCCGCCGAAAATGCAGAGCTTAAAAAAATCCTGTACAACGGACAGGACAGCATCGTTACAACCACTACTCCAACTGCCGCTACCGGTAATTTTGTAGTTACTCAATCAAGGGTAATTTCAAATTCATTTGGTAAAAGAGACAACTACCTAACCATAAACAGCGGAACCAATGACGGGGTTAAACGCGATATGGGTGTGGTAAGTTCATTAGGGGTTATAGGTATTATCGAGAATACATCAAAAAATTACTCTACTGTTATCAGTGTGCTTAATACCCGTATTAAGCTGGATGCAAAAATCAAAAAAAATAACCACTTCGGAACTCTTAAATGGGATGGCAAGAATGCAGGTTTCGCACTACTTACCGAAGTACCAAGACTGGCAGAAGTAAACAAGGGAGATACTATTGTTACAGGAGGCCGCTCGGTTATTTTCCCTGAAAACATTCCGATAGGTAAAATCGAAAAAGTATTTATAGACAAAAAAACAAATTACTATACACTACAAATAAGACTGTTTAACGACATGACCAGCCTTGACCATGTGTATATTATAGAGAATAAGGATATACAGGAAATAACAACACTGGAAGCACAAACAACAGCAAATGAATAG
- the mrdA gene encoding penicillin-binding protein 2 — protein sequence MRKILLPALIIAAALLIAARLFYLQILDDSYIQKSENNAIKVKYEYPERGYIYDRNGELLVANQPSYDIMVTPNEMKNTDTLEICSLLGITKEDFIRKVEKAKVYSPRLPSIFLPQLNKKEFAAFQEKIRRFKGFDIVKRSLRDYQVDVAANVFGYIQQVNYSTIQNNPYYKSGDLIGKQGVEEVYEDILRGVKGVKRIQRDRFGREIGPFKDGIYDTIAVKGKDITLTLDAELQKYGESLMFEKRGGIVAIEPKTGEILALVTAPSYDPSILVGRKRSENYTKLYNDTISLPLFDRGLLAEYPPGSPFKILTGLVGLQTGAIDENTTFVCHHGFFYGRGAFMKCHDSGPVKLHNGIYNSCNTYFGSTYKQTIDKFASPKEGVDVWSNHLKSFGLGNFLGYDLPPGRKGLIPNGDYYDHWYPNGGWRSSTIISNAIGQGEVKMTPIQLANMMAAVANEGYYYTPHIIKKIQGDKIDEKFTTKHYTTIDKEHFKPVIDGLFDVYNLGTARGLRVEGIEICGKTGTAENFTKINGKRTQLTDHSIFVAFAPKNDPKIAIAVFVENGYWGARWAGPIASLMIEKYLKGEITRKDLETKMLTQGLKAEYEKPYSGKPFSINK from the coding sequence ATGAGAAAGATTTTACTGCCAGCATTAATTATAGCTGCAGCACTGCTGATAGCAGCCAGACTTTTTTATTTACAAATTCTTGATGACTCCTACATCCAGAAGTCGGAAAACAACGCTATTAAGGTAAAATACGAATACCCCGAACGCGGTTATATATACGACCGTAACGGAGAACTGCTTGTTGCAAACCAACCTTCATACGACATTATGGTCACCCCTAATGAAATGAAGAATACCGACACTCTTGAAATTTGCAGCCTGTTGGGTATTACCAAAGAAGATTTTATACGAAAAGTAGAAAAAGCAAAAGTATACAGTCCAAGGCTACCGTCTATATTCCTTCCACAGCTTAATAAAAAAGAGTTTGCTGCCTTTCAGGAAAAAATACGTCGCTTTAAAGGTTTTGACATCGTTAAGCGTTCGCTTAGGGATTATCAGGTAGATGTAGCTGCTAATGTTTTTGGATATATTCAACAGGTAAACTACAGCACCATACAAAACAACCCTTATTACAAAAGCGGCGACCTTATCGGGAAGCAGGGGGTTGAAGAAGTGTATGAAGATATACTTAGAGGTGTAAAAGGTGTGAAACGCATACAAAGAGACCGTTTTGGCCGTGAGATAGGACCTTTTAAAGATGGTATTTATGATACTATTGCCGTAAAGGGAAAAGACATTACCCTAACCCTTGATGCTGAACTGCAGAAATATGGCGAGTCGCTTATGTTTGAAAAACGTGGAGGTATTGTTGCTATCGAACCTAAAACAGGTGAGATACTGGCACTGGTAACTGCGCCCTCATATGATCCGTCAATTTTGGTAGGAAGAAAGCGTTCAGAAAATTACACAAAGCTATATAACGACACTATAAGCCTTCCTCTTTTTGACAGGGGATTACTTGCAGAATATCCTCCGGGATCACCTTTTAAAATTTTAACCGGACTTGTAGGTTTACAAACAGGCGCGATTGATGAAAATACTACATTCGTTTGTCATCATGGTTTCTTTTACGGTCGCGGGGCGTTTATGAAATGTCACGATTCAGGGCCTGTAAAACTACACAATGGTATTTATAATTCATGCAACACTTATTTTGGCAGCACCTATAAGCAAACCATAGACAAGTTTGCATCACCAAAAGAAGGTGTAGACGTGTGGAGTAATCACCTTAAGAGTTTCGGACTGGGTAACTTTTTGGGTTACGATTTACCTCCGGGAAGAAAAGGACTTATTCCTAACGGGGATTACTATGACCATTGGTATCCTAACGGCGGATGGAGAAGTTCTACAATTATATCTAACGCTATTGGACAGGGTGAGGTTAAAATGACCCCTATACAATTGGCAAACATGATGGCTGCAGTAGCTAACGAAGGTTATTACTACACCCCTCACATCATTAAAAAAATACAGGGAGACAAAATAGACGAAAAGTTTACCACAAAACATTATACCACTATAGACAAGGAACACTTTAAGCCTGTTATAGACGGACTTTTTGACGTATATAATCTGGGTACTGCAAGAGGCCTGCGCGTTGAGGGGATTGAGATTTGTGGTAAGACCGGTACAGCAGAAAACTTTACCAAAATAAACGGGAAAAGAACACAGCTTACCGACCACTCTATATTTGTAGCATTTGCACCAAAGAACGACCCTAAAATAGCTATTGCGGTATTTGTGGAAAACGGTTACTGGGGTGCCCGTTGGGCAGGGCCTATTGCCAGCCTTATGATTGAAAAATACCTTAAAGGTGAAATAACAAGAAAAGACCTTGAAACAAAAATGCTTACTCAGGGACTGAAAGCAGAGTATGAAAAACCGTATAGCGGAAAACCGTTTAGCATAAACAAATAA
- the purH gene encoding bifunctional phosphoribosylaminoimidazolecarboxamide formyltransferase/IMP cyclohydrolase produces MSTVKNISSALISVFDKDGLEPIVRKLHENSVTIYSTGGTESFIKDLGIPVVAVEDVTSYPSILGGRVKTLHPKVFGGILNRQDNESDVQQMKEFDIPQIDLVIVDLYPFEKTVASGAAEADIIEKIDIGGISLIRAAAKNFKDTVIVASVNEYSLFLDMLTNNNGGTTLEERRLLATKAFHVSSNYDTAIFNYFNTDDTYYKASIADGQVLRYGENPHQKGFFFGEFDKMFTKLHGKELSYNNLLDVDAAVNLMQEFKNDNPTFAILKHNNACGLATRSTVKEAYLDALAGDPTSAFGGVLISNAKIDKAAAEEINQLFCEVVIAPGYDDDAVAVLQEKKNRIILIQNEVELPAKQVRTCLNGLLVQDKDNITDNKEHLTTVTVTSPTEQEVEDLLFASKICKHTKSNTIVFAKNKQLFASGTGQTSRVDALRQAVEKANSFNFDLNGAVMASDAFFPFPDCVELAKNAGITAVIQPGGSIKDELSINYCNENNVAMVFTGTRHFKH; encoded by the coding sequence ATGAGTACAGTAAAAAACATTTCATCGGCCCTTATTTCAGTATTTGATAAAGACGGCTTAGAACCTATTGTTAGGAAACTACACGAAAATTCAGTAACCATCTATTCTACCGGAGGTACAGAATCTTTTATCAAAGATTTAGGCATACCTGTTGTAGCTGTTGAAGACGTAACTTCCTACCCTTCAATACTTGGCGGTCGCGTTAAAACTTTACACCCTAAAGTTTTCGGAGGTATACTTAACCGTCAGGACAATGAATCTGACGTACAGCAGATGAAAGAATTTGACATTCCTCAAATTGACCTGGTTATTGTAGACCTGTACCCTTTTGAAAAAACAGTTGCATCGGGAGCTGCAGAAGCTGATATTATCGAGAAAATTGACATCGGTGGTATCTCTCTTATCCGTGCTGCTGCTAAAAATTTTAAAGACACAGTTATCGTTGCATCAGTAAACGAGTACAGCCTGTTTTTAGATATGCTAACCAACAACAATGGCGGCACTACTCTTGAAGAAAGAAGGCTTCTTGCTACTAAAGCGTTCCACGTTTCTTCAAACTATGATACTGCAATATTCAACTATTTCAATACAGACGATACTTACTACAAAGCAAGTATAGCTGACGGACAGGTACTTCGTTATGGAGAAAACCCTCACCAGAAAGGTTTCTTCTTTGGCGAATTTGATAAAATGTTCACTAAACTTCACGGTAAAGAGCTTTCATACAACAACCTTCTGGATGTTGATGCTGCCGTTAACCTGATGCAGGAGTTTAAAAATGACAATCCTACATTTGCAATATTAAAGCATAACAACGCTTGCGGACTTGCTACAAGAAGCACTGTAAAAGAGGCTTACCTTGACGCACTTGCAGGCGATCCTACCTCTGCTTTTGGAGGTGTTCTTATTTCTAATGCTAAAATCGACAAGGCAGCGGCAGAAGAAATCAACCAGCTTTTCTGCGAGGTGGTAATTGCTCCGGGTTATGACGATGACGCTGTTGCAGTACTACAGGAAAAGAAAAACAGAATTATTTTAATACAAAACGAGGTGGAACTACCTGCTAAACAGGTTAGAACATGCCTAAACGGATTATTAGTTCAGGATAAAGATAATATTACAGACAATAAAGAGCATTTAACTACCGTTACAGTAACTTCACCTACTGAGCAGGAAGTGGAAGACCTGCTGTTTGCTTCAAAAATCTGTAAGCATACAAAATCCAATACCATTGTTTTTGCTAAAAATAAACAACTGTTTGCAAGCGGTACCGGACAAACGTCTCGCGTAGATGCTTTAAGACAGGCTGTGGAAAAAGCAAATTCATTTAACTTTGACCTTAACGGAGCTGTTATGGCCAGCGATGCGTTTTTCCCTTTCCCGGACTGCGTTGAGCTTGCTAAAAATGCCGGTATTACAGCTGTAATACAACCGGGTGGTTCTATAAAAGACGAATTAAGCATAAACTACTGCAACGAAAATAATGTTGCAATGGTATTTACAGGAACACGTCATTTTAAACATTAA
- a CDS encoding ABC transporter permease, with product MLLYLRLLRESLAFALNALRNNKLRTFLSLLGVTVGIFSIIAVLAAVDSMDRQIKEQLSAVDKNTMYLKSFSFGPSDIPRWKRQQFPDVEYNEYQYLKDAVTMADQVAFQIFTKSEIIKYNEKSASDINVVPVSYEFTDIQKLDIPTGRFYNETESVSGTPVVVIGYEVAKALFGDDNPLEKKVRMYGQKFTVIGVLAKQGSGAFGENNDTAVFIPVNFLRRKFGDHNDFMTPIIIIKPKAGYTGEEVKAEVTYKLRNYRGIKAGDIDNFIIDILSGFTDMIDEIVGNLNIGGWIIGFFSLLVGGFGIANIMFVSVKERTNLIGIQKALGAKSKFILLQFLFEAVILSFIGGLVGMFLVWLIAIGITKMLDFEFVLSAFNIALGSGLSIAIGLISGILPAISAAKLDPVEAIRSGM from the coding sequence ATGCTGTTATACCTGCGATTGCTTAGAGAAAGCCTTGCATTTGCTTTAAATGCACTAAGAAACAATAAGCTCAGAACGTTTTTATCGTTGCTTGGGGTAACGGTAGGTATATTCTCTATTATAGCGGTTCTTGCTGCTGTAGACTCTATGGACAGGCAAATAAAAGAGCAGCTTAGCGCGGTAGATAAAAATACCATGTATCTTAAAAGTTTCTCTTTTGGCCCGTCGGACATACCGCGATGGAAACGTCAGCAGTTTCCGGATGTTGAATATAATGAGTATCAGTACCTGAAAGATGCGGTTACAATGGCCGATCAGGTAGCTTTTCAGATTTTTACCAAAAGTGAGATTATTAAGTATAACGAAAAATCGGCAAGCGACATTAATGTGGTTCCGGTTTCTTATGAGTTTACTGATATACAAAAACTGGATATACCTACAGGTCGTTTTTATAATGAAACAGAATCGGTGTCCGGTACTCCTGTTGTGGTAATAGGGTATGAGGTAGCAAAGGCTTTGTTTGGTGATGACAACCCGCTGGAGAAAAAAGTACGCATGTACGGGCAAAAATTTACCGTAATAGGAGTACTTGCAAAACAGGGATCAGGAGCATTTGGAGAAAATAACGATACGGCTGTTTTTATTCCTGTCAATTTTTTAAGGCGCAAGTTTGGTGATCATAATGATTTTATGACGCCTATTATCATAATAAAACCTAAAGCGGGTTATACCGGCGAAGAGGTGAAAGCGGAGGTGACTTATAAGCTTAGAAATTACAGGGGTATAAAAGCCGGTGATATAGATAATTTTATTATAGATATCCTTTCCGGTTTTACCGATATGATTGACGAGATTGTAGGTAATCTTAATATTGGCGGTTGGATTATAGGGTTCTTTTCTCTGCTTGTGGGAGGTTTTGGTATTGCCAATATTATGTTTGTATCGGTTAAGGAAAGAACAAATCTTATAGGGATACAAAAAGCACTTGGCGCAAAAAGTAAGTTTATATTGCTTCAGTTCCTGTTTGAGGCAGTTATATTGTCTTTTATAGGCGGACTTGTGGGTATGTTTCTTGTTTGGCTTATAGCTATAGGGATAACCAAAATGCTCGATTTTGAGTTTGTACTAAGTGCATTTAATATAGCTTTAGGTAGTGGCTTGTCAATCGCTATCGGGCTTATATCAGGAATATTGCCTGCTATATCTGCGGCTAAGTTAGACCCGGTAGAGGCAATAAGGAGCGGAATGTAA
- a CDS encoding rod shape-determining protein: MGFFDFMTEDIAIDLGTANTLIIHNDKVVIDSPSIVARDRVTGKIIAVGKEANMMQGKTHENIKTIRPLKDGVIADFAASEEMIKMFIKSIPALKKKLFTPALRMVICIPSGITEVEMRAVKESAERVNGKEVYLIHEPMAAAIGIGVDIMQPKGNMIVDIGGGTTEIAVIALGGIVCDKSVKIAGDVFTNDIVYYMRTQHNLFVGETTAEKIKIQIGAALEDLESPPEEMSVQGRDLLTGKPKQVDVSYREIAKALDKSIQRIEDAVMETLSQTPPELAADIYNTGIYLAGGGSMLRGLDKRISQKTDLPVYIAEDPLRAVVRGTGMALKNIQKFRSILIK, from the coding sequence ATGGGATTTTTTGATTTCATGACCGAGGATATCGCAATTGACCTTGGTACCGCAAATACCCTCATTATACACAACGACAAAGTAGTTATAGACAGCCCGTCTATTGTAGCCCGAGACCGTGTTACCGGCAAGATAATAGCTGTAGGTAAAGAGGCTAATATGATGCAGGGTAAAACCCATGAAAACATAAAAACCATACGTCCGCTTAAGGATGGGGTTATAGCTGACTTTGCCGCGTCGGAAGAAATGATAAAAATGTTTATCAAGAGTATCCCGGCACTAAAAAAGAAATTATTTACACCGGCCCTTCGCATGGTTATCTGTATTCCGTCGGGTATTACCGAAGTGGAGATGCGTGCAGTAAAAGAATCTGCCGAAAGGGTAAACGGTAAAGAAGTATATCTTATCCACGAGCCTATGGCTGCGGCCATAGGTATCGGCGTGGATATTATGCAGCCTAAAGGAAACATGATTGTGGATATAGGTGGTGGTACTACCGAGATTGCCGTAATAGCACTTGGAGGTATTGTATGTGACAAATCGGTTAAGATTGCGGGTGACGTTTTCACAAACGATATTGTTTACTACATGAGAACACAGCACAACCTTTTTGTGGGTGAAACCACAGCCGAGAAAATCAAGATCCAGATAGGTGCCGCTTTAGAGGATTTAGAGTCTCCACCAGAGGAAATGTCTGTACAGGGTCGTGACCTTCTTACAGGTAAACCAAAACAGGTTGATGTTTCTTACCGTGAGATTGCAAAAGCCCTAGACAAATCTATACAGCGTATTGAAGATGCCGTTATGGAAACTCTTTCTCAAACTCCGCCGGAACTTGCAGCCGATATTTACAATACAGGTATTTACCTTGCGGGTGGTGGATCTATGCTTAGAGGACTTGACAAGCGTATTTCACAAAAAACAGACCTTCCGGTATACATTGCAGAAGATCCGCTAAGGGCAGTAGTGCGAGGAACGGGAATGGCACTTAAAAATATCCAGAAATTCAGAAGCATACTTATCAAATAA
- the accD gene encoding acetyl-CoA carboxylase, carboxyltransferase subunit beta, translated as MAWFKRTEKGIQTPTENKKDVPKGLWYKSPTGKIVDAEELARNFYVSPEDGYHVRIGSKEYFEILFDNNEFEELDENMTAKDPLKFVDTKKYSDRLKDAIDKTKLKDAVRTAVGKSKGKDLVIACMDFAFIGGSMGAVVGEKIARAIDHSIKNNIPFLMISKSGGARMMEAAYSLMQLAKTSAKLAQLADAKIPYISLCTDPTTGGTTASYAMLGDVNISEPGALIGFAGPRVVKDTTGKDLPEGFQTAEFVLEHGFLDFITPRKELKDKINLYLDLIQNNPIR; from the coding sequence ATGGCTTGGTTTAAAAGAACGGAAAAAGGAATACAAACACCAACCGAGAATAAGAAAGATGTACCTAAAGGATTATGGTACAAATCGCCTACCGGTAAAATTGTAGATGCAGAAGAACTTGCAAGAAACTTTTATGTAAGTCCGGAAGACGGATATCACGTAAGAATAGGCAGTAAAGAATATTTTGAAATACTTTTTGACAACAACGAGTTTGAAGAGCTGGATGAAAACATGACAGCTAAAGACCCGCTTAAGTTTGTTGATACAAAAAAATACAGCGACCGTTTAAAAGACGCTATAGATAAAACAAAACTTAAGGATGCTGTTAGAACCGCTGTAGGTAAATCTAAAGGTAAAGACCTTGTTATTGCATGTATGGACTTCGCTTTCATTGGCGGATCTATGGGTGCTGTGGTAGGCGAGAAAATTGCACGTGCAATAGACCACTCTATCAAAAACAACATTCCTTTCCTTATGATTTCAAAATCAGGTGGCGCAAGGATGATGGAAGCAGCTTACTCACTTATGCAGTTAGCTAAAACATCTGCTAAGCTTGCCCAGCTTGCTGACGCTAAAATACCTTACATCTCTTTATGTACAGACCCTACAACAGGTGGTACAACCGCATCTTATGCAATGTTAGGAGACGTAAACATTTCTGAACCTGGAGCACTTATCGGATTCGCAGGTCCGCGTGTAGTAAAAGACACTACAGGTAAAGACCTGCCGGAAGGCTTCCAGACTGCAGAGTTTGTATTGGAGCATGGTTTCCTTGATTTTATCACTCCTCGTAAAGAGCTTAAAGATAAGATTAACCTGTATCTAGATTTGATTCAAAACAATCCTATACGATAA